In one window of Acidobacteriota bacterium DNA:
- a CDS encoding inositol-3-phosphate synthase — protein sequence MKHASEIIPAQGKLGILLVGLGAVSTTFIAGVLAVRKGLASPIGALTQMGTIRLGKRTEGRTPLIKDFVPLASLDDIVFGGWDIFEDDCYEAAKTAGVLDERLLDQVKDELQAIKPWKAVFDRQYVKRLDGPNVKKGANKKALADQVIDDMRRFKQDHGLDRLVMIWCGSTEIFMTESPAHQSIEAFEQALEANDPSIPSSMVYAYAALKEGVPYANGAPNLTADVPALMQMAQEKRVPVAGKDFKTGQTLIKTVIAPGLKARLLGVSGWYSTNILGNRDGEVLDDPESFKTKEESKKSVLDYILQPDLYPTLYKDLCHVVRINYYPPRGDNKEGWDNIDLVGWLGYPMQLKINFLCRDSILAAPIVLDLALFLDLASRAGLSGIQEWLSFYFKSPQHAPGLYPEHDLFIQLMKLKNTLRYLQGEDLITHLGHDYYD from the coding sequence GTGAAACACGCCTCTGAAATCATCCCTGCTCAAGGAAAACTCGGAATTCTGCTCGTCGGCCTCGGGGCGGTGAGCACCACGTTCATTGCCGGCGTGCTGGCGGTGCGGAAGGGACTGGCGTCGCCCATTGGCGCGCTGACCCAGATGGGCACCATTCGGCTCGGCAAGCGCACCGAGGGGCGGACGCCCCTCATCAAGGACTTCGTGCCGCTCGCCTCGCTCGACGACATCGTCTTCGGCGGGTGGGACATCTTCGAGGACGACTGTTACGAGGCCGCAAAGACGGCCGGCGTGCTCGACGAGAGGCTGCTCGACCAGGTGAAGGACGAGCTGCAGGCCATCAAGCCGTGGAAGGCGGTCTTCGACCGTCAGTACGTGAAGCGGCTCGACGGCCCCAACGTGAAGAAGGGCGCCAACAAGAAGGCACTGGCCGACCAGGTCATCGACGACATGCGCCGCTTCAAGCAGGATCACGGCCTCGACCGGCTCGTGATGATCTGGTGCGGAAGCACCGAGATCTTCATGACCGAGTCGCCGGCGCACCAGTCGATCGAGGCCTTCGAGCAGGCGCTCGAGGCCAACGATCCCTCCATTCCTTCGTCGATGGTCTATGCCTACGCGGCCTTGAAGGAAGGCGTCCCCTACGCCAACGGCGCGCCCAACCTCACGGCGGACGTTCCGGCGCTCATGCAGATGGCGCAGGAGAAGCGGGTGCCCGTCGCGGGCAAGGACTTCAAGACGGGGCAGACGCTCATCAAGACGGTCATCGCGCCGGGGCTGAAGGCGCGGCTGCTCGGCGTGAGCGGCTGGTACTCGACCAACATCCTGGGGAACCGCGACGGCGAGGTGCTCGACGATCCCGAGTCGTTCAAGACGAAGGAGGAGAGCAAGAAGTCGGTGCTCGACTACATCCTCCAGCCCGACCTGTACCCGACGCTCTACAAGGACCTCTGCCACGTCGTCAGGATCAACTACTATCCGCCCCGCGGCGACAACAAGGAAGGGTGGGACAACATCGATCTCGTCGGGTGGCTGGGCTATCCGATGCAGCTCAAGATCAACTTCCTCTGTCGAGACAGCATCCTCGCCGCGCCGATCGTGCTCGACCTGGCGCTGTTTCTCGATCTCGCCTCGCGGGCCGGCCTGTCGGGCATCCAGGAGTGGCTCTCGTTCTACTTCAAGAGCCCTCAGCACGCGCCCGGTCTGTACCCGGAGCACGACCTGTTCATTCAGTTGATGAAGCTCAAGAACACGCTGCGGTACCTCCAGGGCGAGGACCTGATCACGCACCTGGGACACGACTACTACGACTGA